The DNA sequence GAAGCCCCTCCGCAGGAAAACTCTTTTTCTCGCCTTTTCCCTGCCTGGTTGGGGCTTTGGCCGGTGGCCTCCGGCCCCACGGGGCAGGTGAGGGGCTGAAAATAGATTGCTTCGGAGGGACTACCGCCCCTCCGAGCCACCCCAGAGGTGCGGGGCCACGCTTCCGTATCGCTTAACTTGATACCAATGGGGCACGATGTCGCCGTGCCCTTTGGTTTGGCTTCTTCCGGAGGAGCTTCGCCCCTCCGGTCCTCCCCGTAGCAGGAGCGACGGAATCCCTCAGGAGAGCTCTTAGAAGAGCGAAAGCTGGGCGCCGGGAGGGACCACGGTGCGTCCGGCTGCGACCTGATGGGCCAGCCGGGTGGGCTCGGGCAGGCGGTAACGCGTGCAGCAGGCGAGCGTCATCTGGATCGCCCCCGGCAGGTCGATCCGGTGGCCCACGCTCACATAGACGGGCTTTACGCCGTCCCGGGTGCGAACGGCCGCGCCGATGATCTCCTGGCCGTCGTAGAGCCACGTGTATGCGCCACGCTCTGGGGGCGGCTCCTCGTGGCGCCCGATCAGCCGTGATTTGGCGCATCCGATGGTGGGGTGGTCGAGCAGGACGCCCAGGTGCGCGGCCAGCCCTAATCGACGGGGGTGGGCCAATCCCTGCGCGTCGCATATCAGCAGATCGGGCAGGGTGGACAGTTGATCCAGGGCGTCCAACACGGCCGGCGTCTCACGGAAGGAGAGCAGGCCGGGGATGTAGGGAAAGCTCACCGGGCGCTCGGCAGTGGCCTGCGCGATGGGCGTCAGTTCGGGAAAGCGGACGATGACCACGGCGGCGCGGGCCACATCGCGTTGGGGGAAGCTGACGTCGATGCCGCCGATCGTGCGGGGCTGCGTGGACAGAGGCTCGATGTGCACGCGAGCGGCCAGATCCCGCTGGATCTGCTGCGCTTCCTCGGGGGATACGTCCCAACGATGTTGAATGTGCAATTCCATGTCATGCCCCCTTTCGCGGATGGAGTGGAGCGGATTGGACCTGGAAATGCCTGATTCTTCTCCGACGTTAACTCAGCCGATGGCGCCCCGCCATGAAGTCCTGGATCATCAGTCCGGTCTCGCGTGACCAGCTATCCGGCAGTTGATCCAGAGGCACCCACAGGGGACGACCTTCGTAGCTGTCGTGGAGGCGTTGGTTCAGCGGCCGGCAGCGATAAGTGATGACGACGCTGTGGAAGCGCCCCGCCCTCCGAGGATCCGAGTAGATGCCCAGGAGGTCTTCGGCGATGACCTCCAGCCCTGTTTCCTCTCGCACCTCGCGCTGGAGCGCCTGGGTGCAGGTCTCCCCATAGCGCACGACGCCGCCGGGAAGGGTGAATCGGCCATCCGGGCGGTGCAGGAGCAGGATCTCCCCATCCCGCACGATGATGGCTCCTACGGACAGCACCGGCGGGAACTGTCCCAGCGTGAGCGCTCGTAGCGCGTTCATGAGCAGGGCGACGAGGCGGGCCTGCAGATCGGACCGGAGCCTGTACCACCGGTCTCGCGCGTGGGGTCGCATGGTTGTCATCTTTCCTCGAACCTTCGTCTCTCGGACTCGTATCGGAATGATCGGCTTTGGCCTTGGGGGGATGATGCGCTGGCAGGATGTGATCTTGCATCGAAAGCGCAGGCGGTGTGGGAAATCCCCACACCGCCTTTATCCAGGAGGCTTAGATCGTGTGCGTCGTTAGTGAATGTCCTGATAATGAAGCGTTCGGGAGAGGATCTCCTCCATCTCCTCGTCGTATTCCTCGTGTCGTCGTCGCCGTCGCTTGGGACGTCGCTCCCTGCGGCTTCGGGGTTGGAAGTCCTCCCCCAGGGCTTTCTGGAAGGCCAACGCGATGACGGACGGGAACTCGTCCTCTTCCTCGTAAATGGGCTCTGGCTCCGCCTCCATCTCCGGCTCCGGACGCAATCCCTTCAGGCTGAGATCCACCCGCTGTCGGCGCCGGTCCACGGAGATCACGCGGGCTTCCAGCTCCTCGCCGACCTGTACCACATCCTCCGGCCGGGCCACGTAGCGCTCCGCCATCTCGCGCACGTGGAGCATGGCCTCCCGGCCGATGCCGATGTCCACGAAGGCGCCATAGGGGACCAGCCGGGTGACGGTTCCCCGCACGATCTCGCCCTCTTTCAGATCGCGAATGGTCTTCGTCCCGGGCGGGATCATGGTCAGGCTGATGCGGTTGTGCTCACGATCCAGGTCCTTGATCCAGACCTTGACCGTCTGCCCCTCCTGGAGCACGTCGCTGACCTTGTTGACCCGGGTGGGAGAGAGCTCGGAGATGTGGACCAATCCGTCGGTGCCTACGCCGATGTCAATAAAGGCGCCAAATTCGGCCAGGCGGCGGACGGTGCCCTCCAGCTCCATGCCGCGCTTCAACGGCTTGATGATCTTCTTGCGCGGGATCACCTTCACCTCGACGGGAGGTAGGGCCGCGGCGCGCGGGCGGCGCCGGCGTCGGCGGCGCTTCTTGCGTCGCTTGGGTTTCTCCTCTCCCTCTCCCGTCTCCACGGCGGTGGGCGTTGCTGTCGTCTCGGCGGTGGGCTCCGCTGTGGCCTCGGCAGGCTGGGCGCTCTCCTCAGGGGATGCCTCTGCTGTCGGCTCCTCTTGTGTGGCAGCCTCGGTCGCCTCTTCCGCGGGCGATTCGGCTGGCGGGGCTTCCTCCGTGGCGGTGGCGGTTGGGGACTCCTCTACGGCAGATGTGGGCTCCTCTTCCCGTGCGTTCGCCTCGGCTTCGGGCATCTCTTGCGGTTCGCCGCTCGGCCGAGGCGCTTCTCCACCCTCAGTCGGAGATGACTCCTCAATCTGGCCTTCTGAATTCTCTTGCAGAACGATTTCCTCGCTCACGATCGCAGCCTCCTAGGGGATGGTTCTGGACAAAGCCAGCGGGCATTATACTCCACGCATCGGGGGCTGTCAAAAAGGGGAGCGTTCGGGTAACGCGATGCACAATCCCTCGCTTGCTGTCGCGTGGAATGGGGAGGCTATGGATGTGGGGAGGTATCCCCGGCACGGCTTCACGGGGATATCCGCCGATAGCCGGGGATGGAGCCTTCCGCGAGGATTCTGGATAGGATCTGCGTCTCATCGGGTATCAGACGGAGACCATTAGGTATGGCCCGCCCTGGAGCCACGATGCAGCCGCTTCCCAGATATACTCCATGACCGAGGCAGGCGCCGATAAAGGGGTTGCCCGTGTCTACCACCTGCCCGCCCTTCAGGACGGTGATGTTCCCGCCGTCGAGCCGGAAGTCCGTCAGCGCGACGCCGGCGCCGGCGAAGGTGTCCCTGCCCAGGAAGCAGGCGTTTACCGGTCTGGTGAAGACGAACGCTCCCGGGTATAAAACGGAGTACTGGACCACCGTCCCGCTCTGGAGGACGCATCCTTCCCCGATGACCGAGAGTTCCACCGCGACCTGGTTGGCGATGTAGGTGTGATCTCCCACCAGGGATTGACGGACCACGGCCCCTGCCCCTATCCTGACGTTGTCGCCGATGGTGCTCCCCTCGATATAGGCCGTGGGGTGGATGTCACAATTCCGGCCGATGTGGTTTGCCCGATGCAGGATCTTCCATTGGTTGGCGCTGTGGGCCTTCAGGGCGAGCCATAGAAGCCTTAGCTTGGACCCCCTTTTTAGCTTGGCCAATTCGGAGAGCAGGGTGACCACGTTAGCCACCCAGAGGTTGGCCCAGTGCTCTATCTGGATGAGCAGTTTCTCGGACAGGGGGACGACGTATTGGCCGGTTGCGTATATGTGTTCTGACATCGGCACAGATTCGGAAAGCCCATCCGGATCAATGACCACGGGGAGAACTTCCTCGCGGCGGTGACCTTTAGGAGGCACGTATCTGAGCCGGTAATCGATGCGATCCTCGTGCTCTATGACCTGTTGTGTGGGGGTGATCGTTCTGAGGGTGGTAATGCCCTTTTTCAACGCTGCTATTGTGTCGTGCCTCAGGGAGCGGGACCTCGTGATGAACTCCTGGAGCAGTTCCGGGGTGAAGTAGAGGGAATCGTCAAAGATGATGTGCTCATCCACGTCGTCAATGGATGTCCCCGGGGGCATCGGCACCAGCGTGAGCCCTAGTTTCTTCAGGTACGTTTCCTGAAGATCGCCCAGGGGGCGGTTCGCGATGAGGCACTCCCGGGGGTGGTCACCGAAGGGCTCCACGGTCTTTTCGCTCATCATCATATAAGCCTTCATCTTCTATCCTCCCTGTGGATGGTTTGCTCCGTCCCATGCCAGCCGCCCGGCCCTCTCGGGGGAGAGATGTCCAGCCTGTATGAGCCAGCGGACGGTGTCGCCAAGGGTCTCCTCGAGCGGCCTCGGCGCGATGCCGAACTCACTCCGGGTCGCCGAATCGTCCAACGGATGGGAAAGCCCCACACAGTAGGCAGCCTGAAAGTTCACCGGCAGGCGGAAGGGTATCCGGCGCTGCAGGAGGTCGAGGGCTCGCAGCGGCCACAACAACATCCAGACCGGCAGCGAAAGGGTCCCCAGCCGGCGTCCGGTTAAGGAGGCCATCGTCGTCATGGCCTCTCGAATGGACACGTTGATGGATGGCGCCATGTAACGGCGTGGGCCGCGTCTTTTCTCCATGATCGCCAGGTGTAATCGGGCCAGGTCGCGCACATCGGTGATGGGGACGGTGCCTTTTGGCGTCAGGATCCATAGCCCGCGCAGAATGTTTATGGCCATCTGGCAGCTTTCCCCAAAATGAGGATCGTGTGGGCCCCAGACGGAACCGGGGTAGGTGATAACCACCGGGGCGCCGGAGTCCTGATATCGCCGGGCGACGCGTTCCGAGTCGGCCTTGGACCTGAAATAAGCGCCCAGGGGCCTTGTGGGAGGCGCGTCTGGGGTCAGCACTTTGCCTCGTTCACCGATCAGGGCTGCGAAGCTGGACACGTGTACGATCGGATCGTGTCCCAGCCTGTGAGCTGTGCCGAGGACGATCTCGGTGCCCCGCACATTCGTTTCCCGGATGGTTTTACTCGCCCTCGGGTCCAGTGAGTAAATGGAGGCGCAGTGGATGGTGGCGTCACATCCCAGGGTGGCCTGCTCTACAGACCGTGGATCGGTAACGTCGCCCTCGATGACGGTTGCAACTTCCACACCCAGTGGATCAAGCGCCGGGCGCACCCGTTCCCTTTTCCGGACCAGGAGTGTTACATCATGCCCACCGCGTATCAGCTCGGCCACGGTATGGGAGCCGACGAAGCCAGTCCCGCCTGTTATCAGTATCTTCATAATTCACAATCCATGTGCATTAGAAAGGACGCAGTGGCGCCGCGCCCCTCAAGTTTGGCCTTTCGGGGATAGCGGAGGGCATTGCCCTCCGCTACTCGCATAAGATACGGAGTCGTGCTGCAAAGAAAGCCATGTATCTTGACCGTCATCTGATCCGAGCGTTGTCGGAGCAGCGCATGAACAGGAGAGGAGCCCGACGTTAGGGATATCACTGAACGACATGGCCGGGCTCCATCTTTCTCGGGGCTCAGCGGGAGCCCTGCTCCCCGGGCCGGATAGGCTTGGGAATGACCGGCGACGGCCCCCAGAGCTCAGTGGTCACGTTGAGGGCCAGGGTGTGCAACTCGGTGAACGCCTGCTGACAGTCCTCGTGGCTCCACCAGGCAGTCCAGGCGGCCAGGTCGGCGAACTCGTAGGTCACCACGGCCTGGGGCGCGCCAGCAGCCGGGCGATAGGCCCGGAACTCGACCACTCCCGGCACAGCCAGGACGCGCGGAGTCACGCTCTCGACCCACTTCAGGTAGGCCTCCAGCTTGTCCGGATGAACGTCCCACTTGATGATGTAGAGCACCATCACACTCACCTCCTTTCCCTGTCTGACTCCAGGGTATCCTGCGACGGTCGGGTGGATAAGGGAGCTCGGACCTATTCGGGGCAATCAAAAAGGCCCATCGAAAGATGGGCCTGGAAGCCTACTTGTGATGTCTTAATCGTCTCGTCGGCTCTCCGTTGCGCCGCGAGCAGGCACAGGCCGCCGAGGGCTGGAGAGATGCCCCGGCGGCCTGCTTCCTACGGCACGTTGTGCATCGTCAGCGGTAGGTAGCTGCAGTATGGCACCGCGCTGCCGTACCAGAAGCCGCTGTACAGGATGCCTCCATGGTTGAAGCTCACGCCGATCAACGGCTGACCGACGGTGCTCCACAGCGTGTGACCACCTGTGCCCTTCATTTGCCCGCCGCCCCCGGCGATCACATGCCAGGAGATCTTGTGGTCGGCCGAGACCTGGGCCAATACCGGCAGCGCAAGTAGCAGGCAGAGAGCGATCGCCAGGATAAGTTCGCGTTTCATCATCTGCCCTCCTTTGGCTATCGCTTACTGACGGTGTTGTCCCGGCTGTTCGTGATCCACATATTGGCCCCATCGAAGGCGATGCCCTCCGGATCACCACCGACGGGGACGGTGGCTACCAGCCTGCCATCGACGGCCCTCAGCACGCTCACGGTGTCGTCGCCGTTGTTCACAATCCACATGTTCGCCCCATCGAAGGCGATGCCCATCGGGCCTTTCCCGACGTTGAGGGTCATGACGGTGCTGCCGTCGCTGGCCCGCAGGACGCTCACCGTGCCACTCCCCTTGTTGGTGATCCACATGTTGGCCCCATCGAAGGCGACCCCGACCGGGTTACTCCCGACGTTACGGGTCATCACGTGGCTCCCGTCGCTGGCCCGCAGCACGCTCACCGTGTCATCGCCATTGTTGGCGATCCACATGTTGGTCCCATCGAAGGCGATGCCGGCCGGCTTGCTGCCGACGCCGATGGTCATGACGGGGCTGCCGTCGCTGGCCCGCAGTACACTCACCGTGCCGTCGCCATTGTTGGTGATCCACATGTTGATCCCATCGAAGGCGATGCCCCCGGCCCCGTTTCCGACGGAAGCGGTCATCCGTTGCGCTCCGTCGCTGGCCCTCACCACGCTCACGGTGGCGTTCCCGCTGTTGACGATCCACATGTTGGCCCCGTCGAAGGCGATACCCCGTGGGCCAGGGCCGACGCCCGGGGTCATCTCCAGACGGCCGCTGCTGGCCTTCAGCACACTCACGGTGCCATCCGCCTGGTTCGTGACCCATATGTTGGCTCCGTCAAAGGCGACGCCCGTGGGGGTTGCTCCCACGCCGAAGCTCGTCGACGTCTGGATGGCGGGATACCATCTGAGCAAGGCCACCTGCATCGGGTTCGGCCCCTGGATGAGCGACGGGCGAATGGTCACCAGGGCGTGCCCATCACGGCTGGCAGCAGCCAGGCCGATACCCTGGGTGCTGGTGAAATATCCGCCGATGCCCTCCCCCCGGTTCTCGCCGACGACGGCCGTATGGTCGCCCAGGGCATTTGCATGGACGCCCGCCCCGTGGGTACTGGTGAAGTAGCCGGCCGTGCTGTTGATGCTCTGAGCGTGCAGCCCCGGGCCGTTGACGCTTTTGCCGTCGAGGCCGGGGCCGCCGACGCTGCTCCCGGCCACGCCAGATCCGGCTCCGGAGTTCTCGCCCCAGATGGCCGCGGCATCGGAGCTGGTGCCGCCGAACACCGCTGACGAGTTCTGGCTGTCGAACTCACCGCCGTATCCGTTCTCGCTCGTGGCCAGCACGCCGGCCCCATCCGTGCTCCAGGCGTGGACGCCGGCCCGGGCACCGCTGGCATATAGGCCCACCGCCCCGCTGCCCTTGTTGATGGCGTACAGCATGGCGACGTCCTCGTTCCCGCCCAGCACGCCGCTGATCACCGCCCCCGGCCGCAGTGAGAGGGCATAGGGGACGGGCAGCAATGGCTGGCGCGGGGTCATCTCCGTTTCGCCCTGCAACTGCACTCCCAGCCACAGTGCTCGCCCGTCGAATAGCACCGGGTTCACGTCCAGGGTTACGTTGAACAGCCCATCCTCCACCGAGACGCTCTTCGTTTGAGACCACAGCGCCGTCCCACCGCTCGCCTCAGCGTAGAGGCGGAAGGTCATCGTCCGTGCGCTGTCCACCGGCTTGCCGCTGCCGTCCAGCAGGCGGCCCTGGTAGGAGATGGCGCCGGAGACGAGGGCCGTCGGAGCTATGGGGACCGCCGGGACCTGCCCGACAGGGCTGGCCCACGCGCCGGTCACGCCCAGCAACAGGGCGACCAGCACCAGCGCACTCACAATGCTTGAGGCGATCAACAGGTTTCGGTTCATTTTCTCCTCCTCTGTTCAACCCCCCTGTCCGCGCGGCGTAAGGATCGACCTGGTCGTGAGAGGTAAAGTGGATGCGACCGGTGTCCGGGCTATCCAGAAGCAATCGGGCGAAGGCTGGGCCGTCTTCGGGTTCGAAGGGGCGTAGGTGAAGGGGAGGGGCATTTCCCAGTCTCCTTATCGGGGGGCCTCCTTATTTCTCGCCGCGTTTCCTGCGTTTCGCGGTCTCCGCTTTCAGAATACCATCGGAGAACTAGGCGCGGGAGGGCCAGCAGACCTATCCGGGGCAGAACAAAGGACCTATCGCGAGATAGGTCCGAGGGCTTCTGGTTTGCGCTCCACGTCAGAAGAGGAGAAATAAGGAGATGAGAGAGCTACTCGATCTTCACCAATCCCTTGCGGATGGCGTAAAGCATGGCCTGGGTGCGGTCGTAGACGTGGAGTTTGGAGAAGATGTTGTTGATGTGGTTCTTCACCGTCTTCTCGCTGATGGAGAGTTCCCGGGCGATCTCTTTGTTGGGGTGGCCCTCCGCGATGAGCGTGAGCACCTCCAGCTCACGCGGGGTGAGCTCATCGATCAGGGGAGCCTGCTTGCCGGGCAGGGCGGCGAACTGGCGCAACACCTTTTGAGCGACCGTGGGGCCCAGGAGCGACTCGCCGTGGGAGACAGCGCGGATGGCCCGCAACATGGTCTCCGGATCGGCGTCCTTGAGGATGTAGCCACGGCCACCGGCTTGCAATCCCCGGAAGACGAACTCGTCGTCCTCGAACATGGTGACGAAGATGATGCCGATGTGGGGCATCTCCCGGTGAAGGACGCGAGCGGCCGCCACACCATCCAGATCGGGCATCTTGATGTCCATGAGGATGACGTCGGGCATCAGGGCTCGCGCCTGCTCCAACGCCTCCTGGCCCGTGGCGGCCTCGCCCACCACCTGCATGTCCTCCTCCGCCTCCAACATCGTGCGGACGCCCTTGCGGAAGAGGGTGTGGTCGTCAGCGATCAGGACTCTGATCTTCTCTGTCATGGGGTACGTCCTCGTTCGTTATCCCGTAGTCCCCCCAGATGGGGTCGGCCTGGGCGGCCGAAGTCGGAAGGTCTTCCTGTGTCCTCAACGGGATGACGGCTCTTACGGTCGTTCCGGCCCCCGGCGCGCTCGTCACCTCAAATCGCCCGCCCAACTGCTCCACCCGCTCCCTCATGCTCCATAGCCCCAGGTGCGTCCCGGGCTGGGGCGCCCGGGGATCGAAGCCCTGCCCGTCGTCGGCGATGCACAGGGTTACGTGCTCTTCATCTCGCGTCAGGGTCACGTCGACCCGATGCGCCTGGGCATGCCGGATGACGTTGTTCAGCGCCTCTTGGGCGATGCGGAAGAGGGCGATCTCCACCGGGGCGGGAAGCCGCTCGCCTTCATCCACAGAGAGCTCGATGGCCAGATCGTGTTCCCGCTGGCAGCGGGCTGCGTATTCTCGCAAGGCCGGAGCCAGCCCCAGCTCATCCAATACCGCCGGCCGCAGGTCGTAGATCAGGCGACGGATGTCCTGAACGTTGGCCTGGGCCAGCTCGGCCATCTCCTCGATCTCCTCGGCGGTCAGGGGCTGATCCCGCTCCATGAGCTTGCGGGCTGTGCGCAGGCGGAGGTTCAGGCTGGCCAGGGCTGGCCCTACGCCGTCATGTAGCTCGCGGGCGATGCGCCGCCGCTCCTCCTCCTGGGCTGCCGTTACCAGGGCCAACTGCTGACGCAGGATGGCCAGTCGCTCCTCGTGCAGCCGGGCGTTCTCCAGGGCCAGCGCCGCGCTGTGGGCCAGGGTGGTGAGGAGCTCCAGGTCATCTTGCGTGTAGAGATCGCCGGATCGCTTCTCCTCCAGGGTGAGGATTCCCAACAGCTGCTCGCCCGATAGCAGGGGCACGGCCACCGTCGCCCCGATCCGGCGCAGATCCTGGGCCTGGAGGGAACGGTCGTCGGGGAGCAGCAGCAGGGGGCGGCGCTCCCGGGTCAGCCAGGTGACCAGGCTCCAGATCTCCGGGGCCTCCGAGTTCTGGGTAGGGGCATGGCGCCGCCGTGCCTCTGCGATAGGTGAGCGCTCCGCGGATGGTGGATTCCCTCTCTCTGGGACGGGGAAGCTCTTCCCCTCTGGA is a window from the Chloroflexota bacterium genome containing:
- the nfi gene encoding deoxyribonuclease V — its product is MELHIQHRWDVSPEEAQQIQRDLAARVHIEPLSTQPRTIGGIDVSFPQRDVARAAVVIVRFPELTPIAQATAERPVSFPYIPGLLSFRETPAVLDALDQLSTLPDLLICDAQGLAHPRRLGLAAHLGVLLDHPTIGCAKSRLIGRHEEPPPERGAYTWLYDGQEIIGAAVRTRDGVKPVYVSVGHRIDLPGAIQMTLACCTRYRLPEPTRLAHQVAAGRTVVPPGAQLSLF
- a CDS encoding NUDIX hydrolase, with protein sequence MTTMRPHARDRWYRLRSDLQARLVALLMNALRALTLGQFPPVLSVGAIIVRDGEILLLHRPDGRFTLPGGVVRYGETCTQALQREVREETGLEVIAEDLLGIYSDPRRAGRFHSVVITYRCRPLNQRLHDSYEGRPLWVPLDQLPDSWSRETGLMIQDFMAGRHRLS
- a CDS encoding S1 RNA-binding domain-containing protein, whose amino-acid sequence is MSEEIVLQENSEGQIEESSPTEGGEAPRPSGEPQEMPEAEANAREEEPTSAVEESPTATATEEAPPAESPAEEATEAATQEEPTAEASPEESAQPAEATAEPTAETTATPTAVETGEGEEKPKRRKKRRRRRRRPRAAALPPVEVKVIPRKKIIKPLKRGMELEGTVRRLAEFGAFIDIGVGTDGLVHISELSPTRVNKVSDVLQEGQTVKVWIKDLDREHNRISLTMIPPGTKTIRDLKEGEIVRGTVTRLVPYGAFVDIGIGREAMLHVREMAERYVARPEDVVQVGEELEARVISVDRRRQRVDLSLKGLRPEPEMEAEPEPIYEEEDEFPSVIALAFQKALGEDFQPRSRRERRPKRRRRRHEEYDEEMEEILSRTLHYQDIH
- a CDS encoding NAD-dependent epimerase/dehydratase family protein, translated to MKILITGGTGFVGSHTVAELIRGGHDVTLLVRKRERVRPALDPLGVEVATVIEGDVTDPRSVEQATLGCDATIHCASIYSLDPRASKTIRETNVRGTEIVLGTAHRLGHDPIVHVSSFAALIGERGKVLTPDAPPTRPLGAYFRSKADSERVARRYQDSGAPVVITYPGSVWGPHDPHFGESCQMAINILRGLWILTPKGTVPITDVRDLARLHLAIMEKRRGPRRYMAPSINVSIREAMTTMASLTGRRLGTLSLPVWMLLWPLRALDLLQRRIPFRLPVNFQAAYCVGLSHPLDDSATRSEFGIAPRPLEETLGDTVRWLIQAGHLSPERAGRLAWDGANHPQGG
- a CDS encoding YncE family protein, producing MNRNLLIASSIVSALVLVALLLGVTGAWASPVGQVPAVPIAPTALVSGAISYQGRLLDGSGKPVDSARTMTFRLYAEASGGTALWSQTKSVSVEDGLFNVTLDVNPVLFDGRALWLGVQLQGETEMTPRQPLLPVPYALSLRPGAVISGVLGGNEDVAMLYAINKGSGAVGLYASGARAGVHAWSTDGAGVLATSENGYGGEFDSQNSSAVFGGTSSDAAAIWGENSGAGSGVAGSSVGGPGLDGKSVNGPGLHAQSINSTAGYFTSTHGAGVHANALGDHTAVVGENRGEGIGGYFTSTQGIGLAAASRDGHALVTIRPSLIQGPNPMQVALLRWYPAIQTSTSFGVGATPTGVAFDGANIWVTNQADGTVSVLKASSGRLEMTPGVGPGPRGIAFDGANMWIVNSGNATVSVVRASDGAQRMTASVGNGAGGIAFDGINMWITNNGDGTVSVLRASDGSPVMTIGVGSKPAGIAFDGTNMWIANNGDDTVSVLRASDGSHVMTRNVGSNPVGVAFDGANMWITNKGSGTVSVLRASDGSTVMTLNVGKGPMGIAFDGANMWIVNNGDDTVSVLRAVDGRLVATVPVGGDPEGIAFDGANMWITNSRDNTVSKR
- a CDS encoding response regulator transcription factor, with translation MTEKIRVLIADDHTLFRKGVRTMLEAEEDMQVVGEAATGQEALEQARALMPDVILMDIKMPDLDGVAAARVLHREMPHIGIIFVTMFEDDEFVFRGLQAGGRGYILKDADPETMLRAIRAVSHGESLLGPTVAQKVLRQFAALPGKQAPLIDELTPRELEVLTLIAEGHPNKEIARELSISEKTVKNHINNIFSKLHVYDRTQAMLYAIRKGLVKIE